The Alosa sapidissima isolate fAloSap1 chromosome 16, fAloSap1.pri, whole genome shotgun sequence genome has a segment encoding these proteins:
- the LOC121685330 gene encoding solute carrier family 22 member 7-like, which translates to MKFEDLLSDIDGFGRFQKMIVCLSFLGRVTLPCHFLVNNFIAGIPPHHCDISGLDAAGVFGNLSVEERRTVSIPLQADGTLSSCLMFPEPQFYLLLNTSSSTGLPAEPCRNGWVYDNSTFKSTLATEWDLVCDKKGLNKATATIFFVGVMFGAMTFGGLSDRYGRRIMLLVSYVSGMSFALISVFSTSYVMFAVLRFLSGFCITGIVIVTSVLIVEWVDIESRKLVGVIDSLSWTFGFMTLSTLAFLIRDWRWLIVAITAPVVIAIISWRWVPESARWLIANGRLDEAHYYLNKCAKMNRRQGMASSIKPENLSNIVVTNRNRNYSYLDLLRTPKMRKLALLTGLTWYGVASTFYGISFNITGFGVNIYLTQFIMAAVEIPAKVSIFYLLDKIGRRKTESGALFLAGLCLAITVIVPREQRVVRTVVAVLGKGCSATAFGTLILYSSELYPTVIRQNGMGYNSFMGRVGVAVAPLILLLDDVWLGLPQLILCCIAVGSSLVASRLPETRDRCLPETIEDIEGTRAPQVESPVLSHGNADSEVGG; encoded by the exons ATGAAGTTTGAAGACCTTCTTTCAGACATTGATGGCTTTGGAAGGTTCCAGAAGATGATTGTTTGCCTTAGTTTCTTGGGACGTGTCACTTTACCATGTCATTTCTTGGTGAACAACTTCATAGCGGGTATCCCACCCCACCACTGTGACATCAGCGGTCTGGATGCTGCGGGCGTCTTTGGGAATCTGTCGGTGGAGGAGAGACGGACGGTCAGTATCCCGCTGCAGGCGGATGGGACGCTGTCTTCCTGCCTCATGTTCCCAGAGCCCCAGTTCTACCTGCTGCTCAACACCTCCAGCAGCACCGGACTTCCTGCAGAACCGTGTAGAAATGGATGGGTGTACGACAACAGCACCTTCAAAAGCACACTGGCCACTGAG TGGGATTTGGTGTGCGATAAGAAGGGGTTGAATAAAGCCACTGCCACCATCTTCTTTGTGGGGGTCATGTTTGGAGCCATGACCTTTGGTGGTCTGAGTGACAG GTATGGACGCAGGATAATGCTTCTGGTGTCGTACGTGTCTGGGATGAGCTTTGCGCTGATCAGCGTTTTCTCCACCTCCTACGTCATGTTCGCTGTGCTCAGGTTCCTGAGTGGCTTCTGCATCACAGGCATCGTCATTGTCACCTCCGTGCTCA TTGTGGAATGGGTGGACATTGAGAGCAGGAAGTTAGTGGGGGTGATTGACAGCTTGTCATGGACATTTGGATTTATGACACTGTCCACACTTGCATTCCTCATCAGAGACTGGAGATGGCTGATTGTGGCCATCACAGCACCAGTGGTCATAGCCATAATATCATGGAG ATGGGTTCCAGAATCAGCTAGATGGTTGATAGCAAACGGGCGGCTAGATGAAGCTCACTACTACTTAAATAAGTGTGCTAAGATGAACCGCCGGCAGGGAATGGCTTCCTCCATCAAACCAGAG aATCTGTCTAATATTGTGGTGACCAATCGGAACCGGAACTACTCCTATCTTGATCTGCTGAGGACTCCCAAGATGAGGAAACTGGCACTACTTACAGGTCTTACTTG GTACGGAGTTGCCTCCACCTTTTACGGCATCAGTTTTAATATTACAGGGTTTGGAGTGAATATTTACCTCACACAGTTTATAATGGCCGCTGTTGAGATCCCGGCTAAAGTGTCTATTTTCTACCTTCTGGACAAGATTGGGCGGCGCAAGACTGAGTCCGGTGCTCTTTTCCTGGCTGGGTTGTGTCTCGCTATCACCGTAATCGTCCCCAGAG AGCAACGGGTAGTGAGAACAGTAGTAGCGGTGCTCGGTAAGGGGTGTTCGGCGACTGCCTTTGGCACTCTGATTCTGTACAGCTCGGAGCTCTATCCAACCGTGATCAG GCAGAATGGCATGGGCTATAACTCCTTCATGGGTCGTGTGGGGGTGGCAGTGGCTCCCCTGATCCTACTGCTGGATGATGTGTGGTTGGGTCTTCCTCAGCTCATCCTGTGCTGCATTGCAGTGGGGTCCAGTTTAGTTGCGAGTCGACTGCCCGAAACACGAGACCGTTGCCTGCCTGAGACCATCGAAGACATCGAGGGAACAAG AGCACCACAAGTGGAATCCCCGGTCCTCTCTCATGGGAATGCAGACAGTGAAGTCGGAGGATGA